CTTCGATGGGGACGTTGTTGGGTCACCCCCATCTTACCACCGCTTTGCTATAACCGCCTCAACCGCTAGCCACCAAACTGCCAAAGGCCTCCCTTTAGCCCGTTCCCTAGCAAGAGAAGCTGCCGTTTGTACAACCCTGTCCCCCTAATTCTAACGAGCACATGGCAGCGTAAGgagtaaaaaaaataaggaggaagaagaaaaggccaGTGTCGACAAGAGACGAAGTTGTGGCTCACCGACAACAAATGATGTGCGCCCGTAGATAATGTATAGTTGTCCCTTCATTTGGCATCCGTATTATTTTTTCTTCAGTGGATCCGTCATGCATTCCAACTAGCAACAAGGGATTGTAATTCacatttttgaaaaaatatatatctcaAAATATCTAACTgaatagatgtttgtatgcttTATCAACTCTTCAAAGTCAAAATGGGCATTCGCATTTTTCTTATAGGAAAATTGCGATATCTCACCACGTGCCACTTGTGTGCATGTTACAAACTCTACTATTTGATCATTAATGAAAATCGGTTTTCCCATCTCCTTTGGAGATGATGATTCCACGATGGTTACATGTATGTCACGCAAGTGCAGACCAACGACATGCATGTCTCCTACATACCGAGAGACGAGAATGAAGTAGTCCACTTCCACTACATAGCTAGTGGAGCAGCATGTCACGGCTGATGCCAGGTGCGTCTGCTACAGGCTGCAGTGTGCCGGTCCGAGCTGACAACGACAGTTAGATCGGACGGCTCTGATCTCTCGGCAGCAGTCCCGCGCGACCGATCGGCGCCGTCCGCCCGTTCGCGTTCGTTCGAATAAAGACGCGCGCGGAAGCCGCACGAGTGGGCCTGGCCTGTCTTATCCGGTCGCGGACGTCACCGTGCTgaccccgcccccgcccgctgGGCNNNNNNNNNNNNNNNNNNNNNNNNNNNNNNNNNNNNNNNNNNNNNNNNNNNNNNNNNNNNNNNNNNNNNNNNNNNNNNNNNNNNNNNNNNNNNNNNNNNNTAAGGTgggggggcggggcggcgcgggggacgTCCAGCTGGCATGCCCGGGCTGACCGCCACGTCACCTGCTTAATTCTGCTTGCTCTTGCTGGCTGGCGTAGCTGATCCCACGTTTACAATGCGACTACTACTATGCTAGGAAAGGCCAAGGTAAACGTTCTTAGACAGAAGGGAGTAGTAGAATTGTTGTCTATAGCTTATATCCGGTCGGTCAAAATGCTTTTGCAAGCATAAAAAGAAGCACAAGTTCTCGAATACTAGTTTGGTTTTGGATGCCCGGCCGAGACGATCATCAACAAGCGCATGCATATACGCGACCGTACCCAAGCTAGAGGAATACTCGCGATTAGCTCTTCTTTTATTACCACTATTTTTACGCAAAGGTACACACTGTCCATGGCTACATGCTCGTAGGACTTGCATTTCACATGTACGTGCCAAGTGTACGAGGACACGTAGTGGCAGCCTTGCATGCCTTCACCACCATCGAGTTCTTAATTCTCTactccgttccaaaatataagtcatttcaattttttgggagtcaaattattttatatttatcaaaattataaagaggATCATAAAGTTTCATGGCACCGAAtaaatatactataaaaatatatttaatgaacaaTACTTAtctgatatcatgaatgttagtaaatttgatcaaatttgagatgctttgactctctaagaaagttggaatgatttataatttagaacggagggagtaattaccAACAGGATAAGGCAAAAGTACAAATAAAAGTTAGCACACGTTTCGTTGAATTGTTCGTTTCGTCTCGAACCGGCCGATCGATGGCTGTACGTACACTGGCACTTGTACCGGTCCTTGGTCCAACAAGAAGAGAGTATTACGTGTATTTGTACGGTGCGGTGGCGGTGATGATGGTGGGAATGTGGGATCTCTCCGATTCACCGACCACCTTTTGCGTCGGCATTGACCGAGACTGTTCTTCGTTCTCACTTTGTGGGTGCCATGGAAACCATTGGACGAACCTACTGGCTACTATAGCTAGCTTAGCTACAGTCTACAGGCTCTAGGTATAGTAGCGTAGCCATGTCTGCAGCAACAAACATTAACAAACTATATAACACAAGGCAAGTTCGGGACGCAAACCAACGCGTGCAGGGACATGGATGCCTCTAGAAGACTAGAAGAGATCGATGCGATGCGCCGATGCGTGCCaacgtccttcttcttcttcccaacTTGTACGTTTTTTCTGGAGGTCTCCATCCAtgctcaaaagaaaagaaagaacctAGCTAGCTACTGGATGTATCTCAATCCGCTTGTTAGTTTGGCTCTAGCTTAATCAGCTTCTTGTATAGGCATGTTGGGCAGAGAGCTCTAACTCCAATAATTTAGTTCTTGTAGTAGGAGTAGGAGCTATATATGTGTGTTGCGTGCATTATTGGGCGGTTTCCTCGTCCCATCGTTTCCATATGCATATGTACGGTCTTGGATAATGATGCAAAAAACCTACTTGATGGGATTGTGAAAAACCGAAAAACTAAAAGAACCCCCTTCGCCAAATAGGGACAATTATTAAGTTTCTAATTACTAGGACTTGTAGTCGTCAAAtcttttttaactttgactAGTGATgtatgaaatttgtataaattgaCAACATTCTTTTGTTGCTACTATACTCATAACAAGAAATACTCATCATAGTATATTTTCTAAAAGAGTTTTACTCCTCACCAATCGATTGATTTCTTGCATATCCATCAATCACCCAAAATTGTACTCGAAATTGAATTAGAGATGGGGATTTAGAGTTAGAGTTGGGGGTTTGGGATTTTGGGGTTCACCTATGTATCCGGCTGCAGAGGAAGCTTCAGGGCGGCTTGCCTGCCGGCGCAGAGGCAGAAGAGATGGCGGTGGCGGAGTAGAGGCGATGAGGGCACCGTCGGAGCCAAGCAGTGGAGATCCCCGGTAGGCAGTGGAAACAACAGGGGCATCAAACCCGGATGGGTTAGCgtcgggtggtggaggaggacggcTGCTCCGGTGGCGGAGGCTGCTGGAGCAAGATAGAGGTGGGGATGGCAGGAGCGTCGCGTCGGGGGCCTCGCACGGCTTGGGCTATCGGGACGAAGATGAAGACGCGAGGAAGAGAACGATAAGAGAGAAGAGGCGCAAATTTGGATCGTTGGATCTACATCCAACGGATGGGAACGATGATTGATGGAAAATTGATATTTCAATAAAAATATTTAGTAGTTTGTCATAATGAAGAATTGAAGATCATGTCAATGtcctgaactatttatattTAATTACCAAATATATTAATTCTTCGAACTACCATAAATGGAAACTATATGTAAAGATGGTCTTAACTTAGtttctttctaaaaaaataacttACTTATTTTCTTCCAAAAACAAAAGGAGTCTTACATTAGATTAGATTTCAAGAAATTTTTCGAGTGCACCATCTAAACTTCAAGTATATATGAATTTCTTTACAGTTGAGGACGCCGGACAAGAAATGAATGCAAACTTTGTAAACTCCCTATATATGGACGCACGCACGCAAAATTGAAACTGAACTAAGCGCAAAtccggaaaaaaaaacttctagTAGAGTAGGAAAAACTATGCACATGTTTCGAATTCGTCATCATACTAATATAGACCATCTACGAACTAGTTACTTGTCGATTTCCTTGCTGATGTGTACGTGCTCCTTGTCATGAATTTCTTCCTTTGTCTCCGACAATATTCTTTCACATGCCGAGTATTATTATTCACTTGTGCCTTGATGTGTTCCTCTCACTACCTTGTCTAGCAGTTGCATACGTACGTGCATCTGCATCAGCACAGCTGCTGTAAGCAAAGGTCCTCCAGGCTCCACAGGTTGTCCTCGAAATCGGCGAACTCGAAGTCCGGCAGGCCGATCTTGGAGCCACCGTCGCTGCCGGCGGCCGCGAGAAGCTCCGACCAGGTCCCGGCGAacacgtcctcctcctcctcctgaactacgtcgtcgccgcccgccgccgtcggtccGGCGGCCCCGCAGCAGCCTTCGTTCGTCGGggtcgccgccgacgcggcgtAATGATGCTGCGTCCCGTGCGACGTCGCGTCCGTCAGCGACGAGCGCAGCGCGCTGGAGGTGTCGTCGGGGCTCATGGCCGCAGGCGCCGGCTCCTGGCCCGGCTCGCTGTAGCTGTAGTAGTCCGCGTGGTAGTAACCGCCGCCGTGAGCCTTGCTCGGCGGGACGACGCCGTCGGCGCTTTGCCCGTGACCGCCGTACGGGCTCGGATGGTAGTACGCGGCCGGCGCGCTCGCCGTGGTCGTCGCTGGCGCAACcagggccgccggcgccgccggcgcctgcgCAACCACGGCAGAGCCGCCGGAGTACTCGGCCTGGATGCGCTCGACGAGGCGCGGCATCCAGACGTGGCGCACGACGTCGCGGAACTGGCGGCTGTTGACGTCGCAGCGGAGCTGCTTGGCGTGCTTCTGCACGCGGGTCCGCcagtagttcttgatctcgttgtcgGTGCGCCCCGGGAGGTGCTGCGCGATCTTGGACCAGCGGTTGCCCCAGCGGGAGTGGAGTTCGAGGATGAGCAGCTGCTCCTCGGCGGTGATGTTGCCGCGGCGCACGTCGGGGCGCAGGTAGTTGAGCCACCGGAGGCGGCAGCTCTTGCCGGTGCGCTTCAGGCCTGCGCGATCATCGATCGATCAGTAAGCAAGGTCTGGCGAGGAAAATTCAGGAATTACGAGGACATAGATGGTATAAGACTACTCCAGCACAAGTTGATCGATCAGTGGCTGCTGAGCTAACTTTGCAACTAACAAATGTCAATAAGCCATAGCTAGAGAGGTAGCTATGGTGGCGATGGAAAGTGTGTCATCTTTGGCCAAGTGATCACGAAGCAGACGTTACATCTCGGCTGTACTAGTATATTGTATTCAAAATTTATCATATACTTATATAACTATGGGCACTAAGAGCTAATCGATCGGCGGCAAGTACCTGCAGAGCGCGCGAGCGAGTTCCAGCGGCCCTCGCCGTGGGCGGCGATGTAGTTGACGAgcaggaggtcctcctcgacggTCCACGGCCCCCTCCGCAGGTCGCCCTCGTCCTCGCTGGCGACaggtgccgcggccgccgacgccgccgagccgccgggGCTCATCGCCAGCACCTCCAGCTCATCCAAGCCGCACATGcccatgtccatgtccatgcTCGACCAAGACGGCGGTGGCTGCTGATGGCTACGGCTAGCTAGGTAACAGGGTTGAAGGAGACGATGGTAGTGGCGATCGATCAGTGAGAGCAGGTATGTGTGGTTTGGAGTATGGAGACTTGAGCTGAGGATCGGAGACAGGGAGAGGCGAGGCCGCGAGGGGGTGGTATATATAGGTGATCGGAGGCGACGAAGCGAGGAGGGCGGAGACATGTGGGGTTGGCCTGGGGACTAAATAACGATTGATCATGCTTGCTGCTAGTGTGGTTAAGGCCGCAATTAGGAGGGATGGATTAGCGAGTAGAAGCAGCAGTAAAGCCGAAAGTGGAGGAGGGCGCGTGCGTGTCTCGCCCGACTAAAAAATTGTTATCCAACTGGATCAGGGAGAAACGGGCTGCGAGAGCTCTGACCGTTgacgcgccgcggccgcgacaggTACTGTAGCATCAGGAGCTGCAGACTGCCCGTAGTACAAAAGAACTAATTAATTACTCGCTATAAACACCATGGTTTAGCTAGTTTTCTTACATGAAACTGGAAAAAGATAGTCATCCGATTTTACGTATATGACTTTTACAATTATATAATCAATTTCTTTTTGGACTAATTAGTTTTGTCCTAAAGATCATAACTAAAATGGccaactgattttttttcctgttttctTCCAAATTTTTTCTTGGGATTATTCCCAGCAGGACTTTCTATCGACCTGCATTATCTTTTTGGTCTgaggtatgtatatatatggttTGCTAGCTTTGTCTATAATAATTAATTTGTTTTCGAGGTgggatgatgattacagatcggCCAGGTGCTAACTGTCTTTGTGAACATCATTAACCAGTGGGTTCAATTGCCGAAAGAGAAGTGATGGGTAAGGACGAACTGATCCGGATTGTTGTTAAGAGAAGCCGGTCCCGAGGCATCTTTGAACAGCACCGGAACCTGTTCCATATTCCGTACGAATTCAAAAGTAGAATCTCCATATGTATTCCCCATGAATTCAAGAGCCGAATCAAGCAGTCTGCTTTTGTAAAGATTGACTTCTAGTCTACTATCCATTCAAGgatctccctcccttcctccctccctccctctctctctcgcttCTGAGGAAATGCTTGTCCTTTTTGTTGGTGCACTATTGTCTCATTATTGTTCTCTTGCTTTTCATGTATAGAGATGTAAAGATTCCAGCAATATGGCCACCTTGCGTTCATCCGATCTTCACTCAGCAAGCTATGCGAAAACTTGTCTATGAAACTAACTTTGAAGGATCAAACATAACCAACATCTTCATGGTCTTTTTCTCGAAGGGACGAGAATTATTATTTcgctttaatttttttttgtcaagttGCCAAGACCTTCATAGTCTAATTTGGGCAGTCGggcaaaataaaaaagaattatCAACAAAGAATCTCGAACCAATAATTTCTAAAAAGGGTCAGGCACTTAGCAATATATAACTCTTGAGAAATGTTTTAATCAGACAAAAAAACTCCTTAGctatttgaaaaaaattataaaagaaGACAAATAACGGTTGCCTTTTTATAGAAAAAACGCTCGAAAAGTATTGTAAATCTAGTAGCGAATCGTAAATGTGCACTATAATTTTGAAGTTATGCAGCACCTTCATATGTAAataaaataatctacaatttggaacggaagaagtattgtttttttatgttttaaacAGTGGGAAATCTCGTTCAGTCATACGTTGGACAGTCCCTCCCACCTACATATACTGCTGCACACATAGACATAGCCCTTGCGCCCTTCTTTCCTACATATCCCCTTCGATCAAACAATTCGCGCACGAGGTCAAATTCAACACGGTCTGAGTTCACCTGAATTCCAAATCACTACAGTGCAGCTACCTTATTTTGTCTCCACTGCATTCCCTTGTCTCCTGATCTTCTTAACCGACGCTGAAATTCCGCACGAGGTCGGCGCGCGCGCAGCTCATTCTTTTCGCGCGCGTGCATACAGTAGATagtacgtcgtcgtcgtctcctccGGCCAAACACGAGCAGGCGACGTCGTACGTACGGGCGGTCTCCGGCCGTCGCTGCTCGGCAGGTTCATGCACCATCTGTATCTGACGGTATGTGTGAGTGTACGTACCCGGACTGGGGAGCTACCCATCATCTCTACTGCTACTGATGCGTTTGCTGCTGGTATCTCTATAGTACACGCCCAACGCGTCGTCGTCCTTGTAATAATCCCACGCAGTCTAACACATGGCACAGGACACATCCACGCATGTGTCCAACGTGTCCATGCATGCAATGCATAGCTGGATCATCAGCTTAGTCTGGCAGCCACACCATTGTAGGATTTTCACCAGGATCTAACAAACACGAACTCGAGAAACACAAAGACTTCCGAGGCCGCAACAGCTTggccttgttttttttcttcctattCTCACATCTAAAATCTGCCTACACACCTGTTACTTTTATAGTCCCAAGCAGCAGGTCTAAAATCTGCCTACGCACCTGTTCGGCTGCCGGATTCCGCGGACTTCGCATACCTTCTATACGACTCCGTATACGGCGACTGGCCGGTTACCATCCTTGCCTTCCGACGTGCATGGACTCCATGCAAATACATGCATTACTTGACTACATGCACGTTTAGTCTACTTGCTTATACTAAATTACTTTCCATATATGCTAAAACTTACTCCCTATGTTCATTTATAAATGACGTTGATCAGCTTAATTTTGAGCAAGCCAGCGCATATATAAACGAACGAAGGTAGTACTTAGAACAAGATTAAACCCAACAATCATCACCAAGAAGAACCGAAGCTTCCATAATGAGAATGCATGGAGAGCATATGCTCGATCGATCTCGAATTGGGCCATTAGAACGTGGTGGCGAAATCATTGGTAGACTGACTTGGTCATTTAGGAGCAAGTGAAACATGCGTGCAATTGATTCAGAgcagaaagaaacaaaaatt
This sequence is a window from Setaria italica strain Yugu1 chromosome III, Setaria_italica_v2.0, whole genome shotgun sequence. Protein-coding genes within it:
- the LOC101774704 gene encoding transcription factor MYB2, with amino-acid sequence MDMDMGMCGLDELEVLAMSPGGSAASAAAAPVASEDEGDLRRGPWTVEEDLLLVNYIAAHGEGRWNSLARSAGLKRTGKSCRLRWLNYLRPDVRRGNITAEEQLLILELHSRWGNRWSKIAQHLPGRTDNEIKNYWRTRVQKHAKQLRCDVNSRQFRDVVRHVWMPRLVERIQAEYSGGSAVVAQAPAAPAALVAPATTTASAPAAYYHPSPYGGHGQSADGVVPPSKAHGGGYYHADYYSYSEPGQEPAPAAMSPDDTSSALRSSLTDATSHGTQHHYAASAATPTNEGCCGAAGPTAAGGDDVVQEEEEDVFAGTWSELLAAAGSDGGSKIGLPDFEFADFEDNLWSLEDLCLQQLC